One segment of Solanum stenotomum isolate F172 chromosome 1, ASM1918654v1, whole genome shotgun sequence DNA contains the following:
- the LOC125877806 gene encoding vesicle transport protein GOT1-like isoform X1 produces the protein MVSFEMNDRKKIGLGLTGFGVFFSFLGIIFFFDKGLIAMGNILFFSGVALTIGLKSSLQFFMKRSNYKGTAAFGAGFFFVIIGWPILGMILEAYGFIVLFSGFWPTLSVFLQKIPILGWIFQQPFVRSFFDRYRGKRVPV, from the exons ATGGTTTCCTTCGAAATGAATGATCGGAAAA AGATTGGGCTAGGGTTGACTGGATTCGGAGTGTTTTTCTCATTCTTGGGGATTATTTTCTTCTTCGATAAGGGACTAATTGCCATGGGGAAC ATCCTCTTCTTCTCAGGGGTGGCACTAACCATTGGTCTCAAGTCATCGTTGCAATTTTTTATGAAACGCAGCAACTATAAG GGAACAGCTGCATTTGGTGCTGGATTTTTCTTTGTTATCATTGGTTGGCCTATATTAGGAATGATTCTCGAGGCTTATGGATTCATTGTACTCTTCAG CGGTTTCTGGCCAACACTATCAGTATTCCTGCAAAAGATACCTATTCTAGGTTGGATTTTCCAGCAGCCGTTTGTCAGATCG TTCTTTGACCGCTACCGTGGAAAACGTGTCCCTGTATAA
- the LOC125877806 gene encoding vesicle transport protein GOT1-like isoform X2, whose product MVSFEMNDRKKIGLGLTGFGVFFSFLGIIFFFDKGLIAMGNGTAAFGAGFFFVIIGWPILGMILEAYGFIVLFSGFWPTLSVFLQKIPILGWIFQQPFVRSFFDRYRGKRVPV is encoded by the exons ATGGTTTCCTTCGAAATGAATGATCGGAAAA AGATTGGGCTAGGGTTGACTGGATTCGGAGTGTTTTTCTCATTCTTGGGGATTATTTTCTTCTTCGATAAGGGACTAATTGCCATGGGGAAC GGAACAGCTGCATTTGGTGCTGGATTTTTCTTTGTTATCATTGGTTGGCCTATATTAGGAATGATTCTCGAGGCTTATGGATTCATTGTACTCTTCAG CGGTTTCTGGCCAACACTATCAGTATTCCTGCAAAAGATACCTATTCTAGGTTGGATTTTCCAGCAGCCGTTTGTCAGATCG TTCTTTGACCGCTACCGTGGAAAACGTGTCCCTGTATAA
- the LOC125846948 gene encoding feruloyl CoA ortho-hydroxylase F6H1-3-like gives MAPTLATISINSNTWDVKNFVVNEGHGVKGLADMGIQTLPKQYIQPLEERITSSDVVVDEEQCIPVIDLSNWNDTKVDNMICNAAEKWGFFQIVNHGIPIKVFENVKDATHRFFALSAQEKNKYSKDYSCTNNVRFGTSFTPQAEKALEWKDYLSLFYVSDEEASALWPPACRDEALEFMKKTELVIKRLMESLMKRLNVKEIDEDRESLLMGSKRINLNYYPKCPNPELTVGVGRHSDVSTLTILLQDNIGGLYVKKLGNETWLPVPPISGALVINIGDALQILSNGRYKSIEHRVIANGSNNRVSVPIFVNPKPNDVIGPLQEVLESGEKAVYKQVLYSDYAKHFFRKAHDGKDTVDFAKI, from the exons ATGGCTCCAACATTGGCAACAATCTCTATTAATTCCAACACATGGGATGTCAAAAATTTTGTTGTAAATGAAGGGCATGGAGTGAAAGGTCTTGCAGACATGGGCATTCAAACACTTCCTAAGCAATACATTCAACCTCTCGAAGAGCGAATAACTTCAAGTGATGTGGTGGTGGATGAAGAACAATGTATACCAGTCATTGATCTATCAAATTGGAATGATACGAAAGTGGACAACATGATATGTAATGCAGCAGAGAAATGGGGTTTTTTCCAGATTGTTAATCATGGAATTCCAATAAAAGTTTTTGAGAATGTTAAAGATGCTACTCATAGGTTCTTTGCTTTGTCTGCTCAAGAAAAGAACAAGTACTCAAAAGACTATTCTTGTACAAATAATGTTCGTTTTGGGACAAGCTTTACTCCTCAAGCTGAAAAGGCTTTAGAGTGGAAAGATTACCTTAGCCTCTTTTATGTTTCTGACGAAGAAGCATCTGCACTTTGGCCTCCTGCTTGCAG GGATGAAGCACTTGAGTTCATGAAAAAGACTGAGCTTGTGATCAAAAGACTGAtggaatcactaatgaaaagaCTAAATGTGAAGGAAATTGATGAAGATAGGGAATCACTTCTAATGGGTTCCAAAAGGATCAACCTTAACTACTATCCTAAATGTCCAAACCCCGAACTTACTGTCGGGGTAGGACGTCACTCTGATGTCTCAACATTAACCATCTTACTTCAAGACAACATCGGAGGACTCTACGTGAAAAAACTAGGCAATGAAACTTGGCTTCCCGTCCCACCAATAAGTGGAGCGCTTGTGATTAACATCGGTGATGCACTTCAAATCCTGAGCAATGGTCGATACAAGAGTATCGAGCATCGTGTTATTGCTAATGGAAGCAATAACAGAGTTTCAGTGCCAATATTTGTGAACCCTAAGCCTAATGATGTTATTGGTCCTTTACAAGAAGTGTTAGAAAGCGGTGAGAAGGCAGTGTATAAGCAAGTTCTTTATTCGGATTATGCCAAGCATTTCTTCAGAAAAGCTCATGATGGGAAGGACACCGTTGATTTTGCAAAGATATGA